Proteins from one Panicum virgatum strain AP13 chromosome 7K, P.virgatum_v5, whole genome shotgun sequence genomic window:
- the LOC120643046 gene encoding probable fucosyltransferase 7 — MDQNKAIRSHLSPCRGLEARRRWYRAAAARPTVLVVAASVAAALLMAGVLFGVRLTPSGGNSTWVSAGVRDVLKAGTHNDGTAGPLATVPDPGDRLLGGLLAPEFDESSCLSRYRAALYRRPSVHAISSHLVSALRRYESLHRRCGPGTPAYARAVERLRAAAAPNASAAAAPSSSSSAAGCSYLVWNPIEGLGNHILTITSGFLYALLTDRVLLLHSSGGALDDLFCEPFPGSTWILEEDESFPILGMGHLTAGHHASLRSVLRRGEDPGGAPWLYVHLRHDYRKVHQDQQFFCDDVQAQLRRVPWLVFQSDNYFVPGLFLVPGLERELQRMFPRRDVVFHHLGRYLFHPSNTVWGMATRYHDEYYAKADERVGIQVRRFRWAPISADELYGQILNCSQREGILPVPAAAATAAGGSNDGGQPAKQKAVLVVSLHGEYSEKLRELYQKNGSAVSVHQPTQLGAQRSGEQQHNQKALAEMVLLSFSDAVVTTAVSTFGYVGQGLAGLRPWVLLTPVDGKAPDTPCRHAATMEPCFHAPPNYDCRARANGDVGRIVRHIRHCEDFPQGVQLVE, encoded by the exons ATGGATCAGAACAAGGCGATACGATCTCACTTGTCGCCGTGTCGTGGGCTGGAGGCGCGCCGGCGGTGgtaccgagcggcggcggcgcggccgacgGTGCTGGTGGTCGCGgcgagcgtggcggcggcgctgctcatgGCCGGCGTCCTCTTCGGCGTCCGGCTGACGCCCTCGGGCGGCAACAGTACCTGGGTCTCGGCCGGAGTACGCGACGTCCTGAAAGCCGGTACGCACAACGAC GGCACCGCCGGTCCGCTGGCGACGGTGCCGGATCCCGGCGACCGGCTCCTGGGAGGACTCCTCGCGCCGGAGTTCGACGAAAGCTCCTGCCTCAGCCGCTACCGCGCCGCGCTCTACCGCCGGCCGTCGGTGCACGCCATCTCCTCCCACCTCGTCTCCGCGCTCCGCCGCTACGAGTCGCTGCACCGCCGCTGCGGCCCCGGCACCCCCGCCTACGCGCGCGCCGTCGAGcgcctgcgcgcggcggcggcgccgaacgcctcggcggccgccgctccgTCTTCTTCCTCGTCGGCGGCCGGGTGCAGCTACCTCGTGTGGAACCCGATCGAGGGCCTCGGCAACCACATTCTCACCATCACCTCCGGCTTCCTCTACGCGCTCCTCACCGACCGCGTGCTCCTCCTccacagcagcggcggcgccctcgaCGACCTCTTCTGCGAGCCGTTCCCGGGCTCCACGTGGATCCTCGAGGAAGACGAGAGCTTCCCCATCCTCGGCATGGGGCACCTCACCGCCGGGCACCACGCGAGCCTCCGGTCCGTGCTGCGCCGCGGCGAGGATCCCGGCGGCGCGCCGTGGCTGTACGTCCACCTTCGGCACGACTACCGCAAGGTCCACCAGGACCAGCAGTTCTTCTGCGACGACGTGCAGGCCCAGCTGCGGCGCGTGCCGTGGCTCGTGTTCCAGTCGGACAACTACTTCGTGCCGGGCCTGTTCCTGGTCCCGGGGCTGGAGCGGGAGCTCCAACGCATGTTCCCGCGCCGCGACGTCGTGTTCCACCACCTCGGCCGCTACCTCTTCCACCCGAGCAACACGGTGTGGGGCATGGCGACGCGGTACCACGACGAGTACTATGCCAAGGCGGACGAGCGCGTGGGCATCCAGGTGCGCAGGTTCCGCTGGGCGCCCATCTCGGCCGACGAGCTCTACGGCCAGATCCTCAACTGCTCACAGCGCGAGGGCATCCtgcccgtccccgccgccgcagccacggcCGCCGGGGGCTCCAACGACGGCGGCCAGCCGGCGAAACAGAAGGCCGTGCTCGTCGTGTCCCTGCACGGCGAGTACTCGGAGAAGCTCAGGGAGCTGTACCAGAAGAACGGGTCGGCGGTGAGCGTGCACCAGCCGACGCAGCTGGGTGCGCagcgctccggcgagcagcagcaCAACCAGAAGGCGCTCGCGGAGATGGTGCTGCTCAGCTTCTCGGACGCGGTGGTCACCACCGCCGTCTCGACGTTCGGGTACGTCGGCCAGGGGCTGGCGGGGCTGAGACCCTGGGTGCTCTTGACCCCCGTCGACGGGAAGGCGCCCGACACGCCGTGCCGGCACGCCGCCACCATGGAGCCGTGCTTCCACGCGCCGCCGAACTATGACTGTCGCGCTAGGGCCAACGGTGACGTCGGCAGGATTGTGCGGCACATCCGACACTGCGAGGACTTCCCGCAGGGCGTGCAGTTGGTGGAGTGA